In one Phyllostomus discolor isolate MPI-MPIP mPhyDis1 chromosome 8, mPhyDis1.pri.v3, whole genome shotgun sequence genomic region, the following are encoded:
- the CD300LG gene encoding CMRF35-like molecule 9 isoform X2, producing MRPLVLLWGCLVLPGYGALTGPKKIRGFEGGTVSLLCAYKEQLRGHQKYWCRNVGFLIDRCSATVYTRADGRESTEGRVSIRDKPWELRFNVTLRALTLEDSGDYLCGVKRLGFDVTFGVSLVVLPAFPGVHPRVTTAKRGKTKAEASLLTGTSPSEHTGATLYSGTSPHTGTPPRAGTPPYEETSPYKETSPYEETSPHKATSPHAGTAGPSTHPDFISANDASLHRSSSSSSSSAKSRVCPVTVRMLAPVLVLLALLLISGLCALGRCIFQWRKKVQLAKETQKNEKVHHSHSPLGKGQVPEYAMVNAVQAPTGPAASPLMESRCLDQTSEQEEAPSQHPEGEVRPGPPLHMSEELKRSVFVSV from the exons ATGAGGCCCCTCGtcctgctgtggggctgcctcGTGCTCCCAG GCTATGGAGCCCTGACGGGCCCGAAGAAGATCAGAGGGTTCGAAGGCGGCACCGTGTCCCTGCTGTGCGCCTACAAGGAGCAGCTGAGGGGCCACCAGAAGTACTGGTGCAGGAACGTCGGGTTCCTCATCGACCGCTGCTCCGCCACTGTCTACACAAGAGCAGATGGCCGGGAGAGCACAGAGGGCAGGGTGTCCATCCGGGACAAACCGTGGGAGCTCAGGTTCAACGTGACCCTGAGGGCGCTCACCCTGGAGGACTCGGGAGACTACTTGTGCGGCGTGAAGAGACTGGGCTTTGATGTGACGTTCGGGGTCTCTCTGGTCGTCCTTCCAG CTTTTCCTGGTGTCCACCCGAGAGTCACCACGGCCAAGCGGGGGAAGACAAAGGCCGAGGCCTCTCTGCTCACAGGCACATCCCCGTCCGAGCACACAGGAGCGACTCTGTACTCAGGAACCTCTCCGCACACAGGGACCCCTCCGCGTGCAGGGACCCCTCCGTATGAAGAGACCTCTCCGTATAAAGAGACCTCTCCGTATGAAGAGACGTCTCCTCACAAAGCAACCTCTCCTCATGCAGGGACTGCAGGCCCGTCCACTCACCCGGACTTCATCTCGGCAAATGACGCCAGTCTGCAccgtagcagcagcagcagcagcagcagcgccaagTCCAG GGTGTGCCCCGTGACGGTCCGCATGTTGGCGCCGGTCCTGGTGCTGCTGGCCCTTCTGCTGATTTCAGGGCTGTGTGCCCTCGGCAGGTGCATCTTCCAGTGGAGGAAGAAAG TTCAACTGGCCAAGGAGACTCAGAAGAATGAGAAGGTCCACCACTCACACTCG CCTCTGGGCAAGGGCCAGGTCCCGGAGTACGCCATGGTCAACGCCGTCCAAGCACCCACTGGGCCTGCCGCCAGCCCCCTCATGGAGAGCCGGTGCCTAGACCAG ACCTCAGAGCAAGAGGAAGCTCCGTCCCAGCACCCGGAGGGTGAGGTACGCCCAGGGCCTCCCCTTCACATGTCTGAGGAGCTCAAGCGCTCCGTGTTCGTCTCAGTCTAG
- the CD300LG gene encoding CMRF35-like molecule 9 isoform X1, whose product MRPLVLLWGCLVLPGYGALTGPKKIRGFEGGTVSLLCAYKEQLRGHQKYWCRNVGFLIDRCSATVYTRADGRESTEGRVSIRDKPWELRFNVTLRALTLEDSGDYLCGVKRLGFDVTFGVSLVVLPGPCCAPSPAPFLQPLATSFQPKARAWQTQPPARTFPGVHPRVTTAKRGKTKAEASLLTGTSPSEHTGATLYSGTSPHTGTPPRAGTPPYEETSPYKETSPYEETSPHKATSPHAGTAGPSTHPDFISANDASLHRSSSSSSSSAKSRVCPVTVRMLAPVLVLLALLLISGLCALGRCIFQWRKKVQLAKETQKNEKVHHSHSPLGKGQVPEYAMVNAVQAPTGPAASPLMESRCLDQTSEQEEAPSQHPEGEVRPGPPLHMSEELKRSVFVSV is encoded by the exons ATGAGGCCCCTCGtcctgctgtggggctgcctcGTGCTCCCAG GCTATGGAGCCCTGACGGGCCCGAAGAAGATCAGAGGGTTCGAAGGCGGCACCGTGTCCCTGCTGTGCGCCTACAAGGAGCAGCTGAGGGGCCACCAGAAGTACTGGTGCAGGAACGTCGGGTTCCTCATCGACCGCTGCTCCGCCACTGTCTACACAAGAGCAGATGGCCGGGAGAGCACAGAGGGCAGGGTGTCCATCCGGGACAAACCGTGGGAGCTCAGGTTCAACGTGACCCTGAGGGCGCTCACCCTGGAGGACTCGGGAGACTACTTGTGCGGCGTGAAGAGACTGGGCTTTGATGTGACGTTCGGGGTCTCTCTGGTCGTCCTTCCAG gtccctgctgtgctccctcccccgcccctttcCTCCAGCCTCTTGCTACCAGCTTCCAGCCCAAGGCCAGAGCTTGGCAAACTCAGCCCCCAGCACGGA CTTTTCCTGGTGTCCACCCGAGAGTCACCACGGCCAAGCGGGGGAAGACAAAGGCCGAGGCCTCTCTGCTCACAGGCACATCCCCGTCCGAGCACACAGGAGCGACTCTGTACTCAGGAACCTCTCCGCACACAGGGACCCCTCCGCGTGCAGGGACCCCTCCGTATGAAGAGACCTCTCCGTATAAAGAGACCTCTCCGTATGAAGAGACGTCTCCTCACAAAGCAACCTCTCCTCATGCAGGGACTGCAGGCCCGTCCACTCACCCGGACTTCATCTCGGCAAATGACGCCAGTCTGCAccgtagcagcagcagcagcagcagcagcgccaagTCCAG GGTGTGCCCCGTGACGGTCCGCATGTTGGCGCCGGTCCTGGTGCTGCTGGCCCTTCTGCTGATTTCAGGGCTGTGTGCCCTCGGCAGGTGCATCTTCCAGTGGAGGAAGAAAG TTCAACTGGCCAAGGAGACTCAGAAGAATGAGAAGGTCCACCACTCACACTCG CCTCTGGGCAAGGGCCAGGTCCCGGAGTACGCCATGGTCAACGCCGTCCAAGCACCCACTGGGCCTGCCGCCAGCCCCCTCATGGAGAGCCGGTGCCTAGACCAG ACCTCAGAGCAAGAGGAAGCTCCGTCCCAGCACCCGGAGGGTGAGGTACGCCCAGGGCCTCCCCTTCACATGTCTGAGGAGCTCAAGCGCTCCGTGTTCGTCTCAGTCTAG
- the CD300LG gene encoding CMRF35-like molecule 9 isoform X4, whose amino-acid sequence MRPLVLLWGCLVLPGYGALTGPKKIRGFEGGTVSLLCAYKEQLRGHQKYWCRNVGFLIDRCSATVYTRADGRESTEGRVSIRDKPWELRFNVTLRALTLEDSGDYLCGVKRLGFDVTFGVSLVVLPGTPPRAGTPPYEETSPYKETSPYEETSPHKATSPHAGTAGPSTHPDFISANDASLHRSSSSSSSSAKSRVCPVTVRMLAPVLVLLALLLISGLCALGRCIFQWRKKVQLAKETQKNEKVHHSHSPLGKGQVPEYAMVNAVQAPTGPAASPLMESRCLDQTSEQEEAPSQHPEGEVRPGPPLHMSEELKRSVFVSV is encoded by the exons ATGAGGCCCCTCGtcctgctgtggggctgcctcGTGCTCCCAG GCTATGGAGCCCTGACGGGCCCGAAGAAGATCAGAGGGTTCGAAGGCGGCACCGTGTCCCTGCTGTGCGCCTACAAGGAGCAGCTGAGGGGCCACCAGAAGTACTGGTGCAGGAACGTCGGGTTCCTCATCGACCGCTGCTCCGCCACTGTCTACACAAGAGCAGATGGCCGGGAGAGCACAGAGGGCAGGGTGTCCATCCGGGACAAACCGTGGGAGCTCAGGTTCAACGTGACCCTGAGGGCGCTCACCCTGGAGGACTCGGGAGACTACTTGTGCGGCGTGAAGAGACTGGGCTTTGATGTGACGTTCGGGGTCTCTCTGGTCGTCCTTCCAG GGACCCCTCCGCGTGCAGGGACCCCTCCGTATGAAGAGACCTCTCCGTATAAAGAGACCTCTCCGTATGAAGAGACGTCTCCTCACAAAGCAACCTCTCCTCATGCAGGGACTGCAGGCCCGTCCACTCACCCGGACTTCATCTCGGCAAATGACGCCAGTCTGCAccgtagcagcagcagcagcagcagcagcgccaagTCCAG GGTGTGCCCCGTGACGGTCCGCATGTTGGCGCCGGTCCTGGTGCTGCTGGCCCTTCTGCTGATTTCAGGGCTGTGTGCCCTCGGCAGGTGCATCTTCCAGTGGAGGAAGAAAG TTCAACTGGCCAAGGAGACTCAGAAGAATGAGAAGGTCCACCACTCACACTCG CCTCTGGGCAAGGGCCAGGTCCCGGAGTACGCCATGGTCAACGCCGTCCAAGCACCCACTGGGCCTGCCGCCAGCCCCCTCATGGAGAGCCGGTGCCTAGACCAG ACCTCAGAGCAAGAGGAAGCTCCGTCCCAGCACCCGGAGGGTGAGGTACGCCCAGGGCCTCCCCTTCACATGTCTGAGGAGCTCAAGCGCTCCGTGTTCGTCTCAGTCTAG
- the CD300LG gene encoding CMRF35-like molecule 9 isoform X5 yields MRPLVLLWGCLVLPGYGALTGPKKIRGFEGGTVSLLCAYKEQLRGHQKYWCRNVGFLIDRCSATVYTRADGRESTEGRVSIRDKPWELRFNVTLRALTLEDSGDYLCGVKRLGFDVTFGVSLVVLPGTAGPSTHPDFISANDASLHRSSSSSSSSAKSRVCPVTVRMLAPVLVLLALLLISGLCALGRCIFQWRKKVQLAKETQKNEKVHHSHSPLGKGQVPEYAMVNAVQAPTGPAASPLMESRCLDQTSEQEEAPSQHPEGEVRPGPPLHMSEELKRSVFVSV; encoded by the exons ATGAGGCCCCTCGtcctgctgtggggctgcctcGTGCTCCCAG GCTATGGAGCCCTGACGGGCCCGAAGAAGATCAGAGGGTTCGAAGGCGGCACCGTGTCCCTGCTGTGCGCCTACAAGGAGCAGCTGAGGGGCCACCAGAAGTACTGGTGCAGGAACGTCGGGTTCCTCATCGACCGCTGCTCCGCCACTGTCTACACAAGAGCAGATGGCCGGGAGAGCACAGAGGGCAGGGTGTCCATCCGGGACAAACCGTGGGAGCTCAGGTTCAACGTGACCCTGAGGGCGCTCACCCTGGAGGACTCGGGAGACTACTTGTGCGGCGTGAAGAGACTGGGCTTTGATGTGACGTTCGGGGTCTCTCTGGTCGTCCTTCCAG GGACTGCAGGCCCGTCCACTCACCCGGACTTCATCTCGGCAAATGACGCCAGTCTGCAccgtagcagcagcagcagcagcagcagcgccaagTCCAG GGTGTGCCCCGTGACGGTCCGCATGTTGGCGCCGGTCCTGGTGCTGCTGGCCCTTCTGCTGATTTCAGGGCTGTGTGCCCTCGGCAGGTGCATCTTCCAGTGGAGGAAGAAAG TTCAACTGGCCAAGGAGACTCAGAAGAATGAGAAGGTCCACCACTCACACTCG CCTCTGGGCAAGGGCCAGGTCCCGGAGTACGCCATGGTCAACGCCGTCCAAGCACCCACTGGGCCTGCCGCCAGCCCCCTCATGGAGAGCCGGTGCCTAGACCAG ACCTCAGAGCAAGAGGAAGCTCCGTCCCAGCACCCGGAGGGTGAGGTACGCCCAGGGCCTCCCCTTCACATGTCTGAGGAGCTCAAGCGCTCCGTGTTCGTCTCAGTCTAG
- the CD300LG gene encoding CMRF35-like molecule 9 isoform X3: MRPLVLLWGCLVLPGYGALTGPKKIRGFEGGTVSLLCAYKEQLRGHQKYWCRNVGFLIDRCSATVYTRADGRESTEGRVSIRDKPWELRFNVTLRALTLEDSGDYLCGVKRLGFDVTFGVSLVVLPGPCCAPSPAPFLQPLATSFQPKARAWQTQPPARTFPGVHPRVTTAKRGKTKAEASLLTGTSPSEHTGATLYSGTSPHTGTPPRAGTPPYEETSPYKETSPYEETSPHKATSPHAGTAGPSTHPDFISANDASLHRSSSSSSSSAKSRVCPVTVRMLAPVLVLLALLLISGLCALGRCIFQWRKKVQLAKETQKNEKVHHSHSTSEQEEAPSQHPEGEVRPGPPLHMSEELKRSVFVSV; the protein is encoded by the exons ATGAGGCCCCTCGtcctgctgtggggctgcctcGTGCTCCCAG GCTATGGAGCCCTGACGGGCCCGAAGAAGATCAGAGGGTTCGAAGGCGGCACCGTGTCCCTGCTGTGCGCCTACAAGGAGCAGCTGAGGGGCCACCAGAAGTACTGGTGCAGGAACGTCGGGTTCCTCATCGACCGCTGCTCCGCCACTGTCTACACAAGAGCAGATGGCCGGGAGAGCACAGAGGGCAGGGTGTCCATCCGGGACAAACCGTGGGAGCTCAGGTTCAACGTGACCCTGAGGGCGCTCACCCTGGAGGACTCGGGAGACTACTTGTGCGGCGTGAAGAGACTGGGCTTTGATGTGACGTTCGGGGTCTCTCTGGTCGTCCTTCCAG gtccctgctgtgctccctcccccgcccctttcCTCCAGCCTCTTGCTACCAGCTTCCAGCCCAAGGCCAGAGCTTGGCAAACTCAGCCCCCAGCACGGA CTTTTCCTGGTGTCCACCCGAGAGTCACCACGGCCAAGCGGGGGAAGACAAAGGCCGAGGCCTCTCTGCTCACAGGCACATCCCCGTCCGAGCACACAGGAGCGACTCTGTACTCAGGAACCTCTCCGCACACAGGGACCCCTCCGCGTGCAGGGACCCCTCCGTATGAAGAGACCTCTCCGTATAAAGAGACCTCTCCGTATGAAGAGACGTCTCCTCACAAAGCAACCTCTCCTCATGCAGGGACTGCAGGCCCGTCCACTCACCCGGACTTCATCTCGGCAAATGACGCCAGTCTGCAccgtagcagcagcagcagcagcagcagcgccaagTCCAG GGTGTGCCCCGTGACGGTCCGCATGTTGGCGCCGGTCCTGGTGCTGCTGGCCCTTCTGCTGATTTCAGGGCTGTGTGCCCTCGGCAGGTGCATCTTCCAGTGGAGGAAGAAAG TTCAACTGGCCAAGGAGACTCAGAAGAATGAGAAGGTCCACCACTCACACTCG ACCTCAGAGCAAGAGGAAGCTCCGTCCCAGCACCCGGAGGGTGAGGTACGCCCAGGGCCTCCCCTTCACATGTCTGAGGAGCTCAAGCGCTCCGTGTTCGTCTCAGTCTAG